In one Oryza glaberrima chromosome 2, OglaRS2, whole genome shotgun sequence genomic region, the following are encoded:
- the LOC127764387 gene encoding auxin response factor 8, protein MITFADLAEPAPGAERCVDRQLWLACAGGMCTVPPVGAAVYYFPQGHAEHALGLAAPELSAARVPALVPCRVASVRYMADPDTDEVFARIRLVPLRAAEDGDVEEDGAAAGEEHEKPASFAKTLTQSDANNGGGFSVPRYCAETIFPRLDYAADPPVQTVVAKDVHGVAWNFRHIYRGTPRRHLLTTGWSTFVNQKKLVAGDSIVFLRGDGGDLHVGIRRAKRGFCGGGGGAEEASLPGWDQYGGLMRGNASPCAAAKGRGKVRAEDVVEAARLASGGQPFEVVYYPRASTPEFCVRAAAVRAAMRVQWCPGMRFKMAFETEDSSRISWFMGTVAGVQVADPIRWPQSPWRLLQVTWDEPDLLQNVKRVSPWLVELVSSMPAIHLSSFSPPRKKPRIPAYPEFPFEGQLLNPAFPPNPLAHGHHHYHHNHPSFFPFPDVSAPAGIQGARHAQFGPSLSDLHLTHLQSSLMYPGLRHPDHVGPTPIPPPRISTDLTMGSSPPARALSMGAKKPDDAKPPGLMLFGQRILTERQMSLSGTTSPAATGNSSLNWNTEKGASEGSGSGVIQNSPTDNTSSERLQWFRENSTVSELGLEPGQCKVFIESDTVGRNLDLSSLASFEQLYGRLSEMFCIDSAELRSRVLYRGATGEVRHAGDEPFSEFIKLARRLTILTDAGSDNLGS, encoded by the exons ATGATCACGTTCGCGGACCTGGCGGAGCCGGCGCCCGGCGCCGAGCGGTGCGTCGACCGGCAGCTGTGGCTCGCGTGCGCGGGGGGCATGTGCACCGTGCCGCCGGTGGGCGCCGCCGTGTACTACTTCCCGCAGGGGCACGCCGAGCACgcgctcggcctcgccgcgccggaGCTCTCCGCGGCGCGCGTCCCGGCGCTCGTGCCCTGCCGCGTCGCGTCCGTGCGGTACATGGCCGACCCGGACACCGACGAGGTGTTCGCCAGGATCCGCCTCGTGCCGCTCCGCGCCGCGGAGGATGGGGACGTCGAGGAGGATGGCGCCGCGGCAGGCGAGGAGCACGAGAAACCGGCGTCGTTCGCCAAGACGCTGACGCAGTCGGATGCCAACAACGGCGGGGGGTTCTCGGTGCCCAGGTACTGCGCCGAGACCATCTTCCCGCGCCTGGACTACGCCGCCGACCCGCCCGTGCAGACCGTCGTCGCCAAGGACGTCCATGGAGTCGCCTGGAACTTCCGCCACATCTACCGGGGCACGCCGCGCCGGCACCTGCTCACCACGGGGTGGAGCACGTTCGTGAACCAGAAGAAGCTCGTGGCCGGCGACTCCATCGTGTTCCTCCGCGGCGACGGAGGGGACCTGCACGTCGGCATCCGGCGCGCCAAGCGCGGGTtttgcggcggcggaggcggagccgaGGAGGCCTCCCTGCCCGGGTGGGACCAGTACGGCGGCCTGATGCGAGGCAATGCGAGCCCGTGCGCGGCCGCCAAGGGGCGGGGCAAGGTGCGCGCGGAGGACGTCGTCGAGGCGGCGAGGCTGGCGAGCGGCGGGCAGCCGTTCGAGGTCGTGTACTACCCGCGCGCCAGCACGCCGGAGTTCtgcgtgcgcgcggcggcggtccgCGCGGCGATGCGGGTGCAGTGGTGCCCCGGGATGCGGTTCAAGATGGCGTTCGAGACCGAGGACTCCTCCCGGATCAGCTGGTTCATGggcaccgtcgccggcgtccaGGTCGCCGACCCCATCCGTTGGCCGCAGTCGCCGTGGCGGCTTCTCCAG GTGACCTGGGACGAACCGGACCTCCTCCAGAACGTGAAGCGGGTGAGCCCATGGCTGGTCGAGCTGGTGTCGAGCATGCCGGCCATCCACCTCTCGtccttctcgccgccgcgcaaGAAGCCCCGGATTCCGGCGTACCCGGAGTTCCCCTTCGAGGGGCAGCTCCTCAACCCGGCGTTCCCGCCAAACCCGCTGGCACACGGCCACCACCATTACCATCACAACCACCCGTCCTTCTTCCCGTTCCCCGACGTTAGTGCTCCTGCAGGCATACAGGGAGCCAGGCATGCGCAATTCGGTCCATCTTTATCAGATCTCCACCTTACCCACCTGCAGTCGAGCCTCATGTACCCAGGGCTCCGCCACCCCGATCATGTCGGTCCAACACCCATCCCACCACCAAGAATCAGCACTGACCTGACAATgggcagctcgccgccggcgcgcgctcTGTCCATGGGCGCCAAGAAGCCCGACGACGCCAAGCCGCCGGGGCTAATGCTGTTCGGGCAGAGGATACTGACCGAGCGCCAGATGAGCCTTAGCggcaccacctcgccggcggccaccgggAACAGCTCTCTCAACTGGAACACCGAGAAAGGTGCCTCGGAGGGCTCGGGCTCCGGCGTCATCCAGAACAGCCCCACCGACAACACGTCGTCGGAGAGGCTCCAGTGGTTCAGGGAGAACAGCACCGTCTCCGAGCTCGGGCTGGAGCCCGGGCAGTGCAAGGTGTTCATCGAGTCCGACACGGTCGGCCGCAACCTCGACCTCTCGTCGCTGGCCTCGTTCGAGCAGCTCTACGGCCGGCTGTCCGAGATGTTCTGCATCGACAGCGCGGAGCTGAGGAGCCGTGTGCTCTACCGTGGCGCCACCGGCGAAGTGAggcacgccggcgacgagccaTTCAG CGAGTTCATTAAGTTGGCGAGGAGGCTTACCATACTAACCGACGCCGGGAGCGACAACTTAGGGAGCTAG